The following proteins come from a genomic window of Metarhizium brunneum chromosome 2, complete sequence:
- the fmp522_0 gene encoding Protein fmp52-2 translates to MSAAVIGSTGLVGSHILSNLLAGDIYKPVHTITRRAPKPSSPNLSSIVDADTTKWAAALTGLSPAPAAVFSALGTTRAQAGGLENQRKIDHDLNIELARAAKEAGVATFVFISSAGSDGLLSGWAPYSKMKKGVEDAVRELGFDHAIILRPGMILGERETSRAAEGFAQAAVRGLGKLSSGVQDALGQDADAIARAAVKAAQLAGENKAPDKFWIIGGHEILKLARAGKEEPKAAESSK, encoded by the coding sequence ATGTCtgccgccgtcatcggctccaccggcctcgtcggcTCGCACATCCTATCCAACCTCCTAGCCGGCGACATCTACAAGCCCGTCCACACAATCACCCGCCGCGCCCCCAAGCCCTCCTCGCCGAACCTCAGCTCcatcgtcgacgccgacacCACCAAATGGGCCGCCGCGCTGACCGGCCTCTCGCCCGCCCcagccgccgtcttctccgccCTGGGCACCACGCGCGCCCAGGCCGGCGGTCTCGAGAACCAGCGCAAGATTGACCACGACCTCAACATCGAGCTGGCCAGGGCGGCCAAGGAAGCCGGCGTCGCCACGTTTGTATTCATCTCCAGCGCCGGCTCCGACGGCCTCCTGTCCGGCTGGGCCCCCTAcagcaagatgaagaaggggGTGGAGGATGCCGTCAGGGAGCTCGGCTTCGACCACGCCATTATCCTGCGGCCCGGTATGATCCTGGGAGAGCGCGAGACcagccgcgccgccgaggggTTCGCGCAAGCCGCCGTGAGGGGCTTGGGCAAGCTCAGCAGCGGCGTCCAGGATGCCCTGGGGCAGGACGCCGATGCTATTGCCAGGGCGGCTGTCAAGGCTGCCCAGCTGGCGGGCGAGAACAAGGCGCCCGACAAGTTTTGGATCATTGGGGGGCATGAGATTTTGAAACTGGCACGTGCTGGGAAGGAGGAGCCTAAGGCTGCGGAATCTTCAAAGTAA